In one window of Zhongshania aliphaticivorans DNA:
- a CDS encoding integron integrase, with protein MDDIRPTITPGSKRFLDQLRLHIRQNGLAYRTEQTYLFWIKNFIRYHSRQHPKNLGSQDIEAFLSHLAEQRNCSVSTQRIALNALVYMYKRFMAVDVGDLKFSPAPTPKRLPVVYSRDEIAAILSQLRGVHRLQVELMYGTGLRKAELLSLRVKDIDFGSNNIFVRGGKGNKDRTTMLPQRLISRLTQQIEHVKRLHEQDVLDGYGEVYLPNALSKKYPSAATDIAWQFLFPSTTIGKDPRSGTLRRHHLHPSALSKQIRKAVQAAGIHKPARSHSLRHSFATHLLEAGYNLRTIQELLGHSDISTTEIYTHVVNRGGKGVLSPADSLAS; from the coding sequence ATGGATGATATCCGCCCAACTATAACACCAGGATCTAAGCGTTTTCTTGACCAGCTGCGGTTACATATCAGGCAAAACGGTCTCGCGTATCGAACCGAGCAGACCTACTTGTTCTGGATTAAGAACTTTATCCGTTACCATTCTCGCCAGCACCCCAAAAATCTAGGCTCACAAGACATTGAGGCATTTCTATCTCACTTGGCGGAGCAGAGGAATTGTTCTGTCAGTACTCAGCGAATTGCGTTAAATGCGCTTGTTTATATGTACAAGCGCTTCATGGCGGTGGATGTAGGCGATCTGAAGTTTAGCCCTGCACCCACCCCAAAGCGATTACCAGTGGTTTACAGCAGGGATGAGATCGCCGCCATACTTTCTCAGCTAAGGGGCGTACATCGCCTGCAGGTTGAACTCATGTATGGAACAGGTTTGCGCAAAGCCGAGCTATTATCCCTTCGCGTGAAAGATATCGATTTTGGCAGCAATAATATTTTTGTCCGTGGCGGCAAGGGCAATAAAGATCGCACCACAATGCTACCGCAACGGCTCATATCACGGCTGACACAGCAAATAGAGCATGTGAAAAGGCTGCATGAGCAGGACGTTCTTGACGGTTATGGCGAGGTATATTTACCTAATGCATTGAGTAAAAAATATCCGAGCGCTGCGACAGATATCGCCTGGCAATTTTTGTTTCCGTCAACGACAATCGGCAAAGACCCAAGATCCGGCACGCTTCGCCGACATCATCTACACCCCTCCGCGTTATCCAAGCAAATACGCAAAGCCGTTCAAGCCGCTGGCATACACAAGCCCGCGAGGTCACACAGCCTGAGACATTCATTTGCCACACATTTGCTCGAAGCGGGCTATAATCTCCGAACGATTCAAGAGTTGCTTGGGCATTCCGATATTTCCACAACGGAGATTTACACACACGTAGTCAACCGAGGTGGGAAAGGGGTGTTAAGCCCTGCCGACAGCCTTGCCTCTTAA
- a CDS encoding metallophosphoesterase: MNPIDAAKVHEISLSWLKEKLTLAESRTTVVFTHHAPSARSLPIRQPGELTGAAYASNLDHIVESHNVSLWIHGHVHNGCDYRICNTRVFCNPRTTTQII; this comes from the coding sequence TTGAATCCGATCGACGCGGCCAAAGTCCACGAAATATCGCTCTCTTGGCTCAAAGAAAAGCTTACTCTCGCTGAAAGCCGAACGACCGTCGTTTTTACGCACCATGCTCCGTCTGCTCGCTCTCTTCCGATCAGACAACCCGGTGAATTAACAGGTGCGGCCTACGCCTCGAACCTGGATCACATTGTCGAGTCCCACAACGTTAGCTTGTGGATTCATGGCCATGTTCATAATGGCTGCGATTACAGAATTTGTAACACGCGCGTTTTCTGCAACCCTAGGACTACCACCCAAATCATTTGA
- the nhaB gene encoding sodium/proton antiporter NhaB has product MDQSMVRAFASNFLGNAPVWYKKAIIGFLILNPILFYTAGPFIAGWALIAEFIFTLAMALKCYPLQPGGLLALEAIAIGMASPETVYMEARNNFEVILLLVFMVAGIYFMKNLLLFVFTKLLLGIRSKIALSLVFSGMAAVLSAFLDALTVTAVLIAVGIGFYSVYHRVASGGHHSHHDHDHGDDNKVTDHSRADLEQFRAFLRSLLMHGAVGTALGGVCTLVGEPQNLLIAEKMGWSFIEFFQIMAPITMPVLVAGLITCALLEVFGLFGYGAKLPDSVRAVLIEYNEEQDEKRTPADVAQLVVQGLVAIFLVIGLALHLAPVGLIGLTIIVLQTALNGIVDEHRIGHAFEEALPFTALLVVFFAIVGVIHEQHLFKPIIDSVLAMEGQARTVMFFVANGLLSVISDNVFVATVYINEVKAAYDAGTLTRVELEHLAVAINTGTNIPSVGTPNGQAAFLFLLTSALAPLIRLSYGKMVIMALPYTIVMSSVAVTMVWFFD; this is encoded by the coding sequence ATGGATCAAAGTATGGTGCGCGCCTTTGCGAGCAATTTTCTCGGTAATGCGCCAGTGTGGTATAAAAAAGCGATTATTGGCTTTCTCATCCTTAACCCCATCCTGTTTTACACTGCTGGGCCCTTTATTGCTGGCTGGGCGCTGATTGCAGAGTTTATCTTTACATTGGCGATGGCACTTAAGTGCTACCCTTTGCAACCGGGCGGTTTACTTGCATTAGAGGCAATTGCTATTGGCATGGCTTCGCCCGAAACGGTCTACATGGAAGCCAGAAACAATTTTGAAGTTATCCTCCTACTCGTATTTATGGTGGCAGGTATCTACTTCATGAAGAATTTGCTGCTCTTTGTATTTACCAAGCTCTTGCTTGGCATACGCTCAAAAATTGCCTTGTCCCTTGTATTCTCTGGGATGGCAGCAGTATTAAGTGCATTTTTAGATGCATTAACAGTAACAGCAGTGCTTATTGCCGTGGGTATTGGTTTCTACTCGGTATACCACCGGGTTGCTTCTGGCGGCCATCACTCCCATCACGACCATGATCACGGTGACGACAATAAAGTAACCGATCATTCCCGAGCTGATTTAGAACAATTTCGTGCGTTTTTACGCAGCTTGTTAATGCACGGCGCGGTGGGCACGGCATTAGGTGGTGTTTGTACCTTGGTTGGTGAACCTCAGAACCTTCTGATTGCAGAAAAAATGGGCTGGAGCTTCATTGAGTTCTTCCAGATAATGGCGCCCATTACTATGCCGGTGCTAGTGGCTGGTTTAATTACCTGCGCATTACTTGAGGTCTTTGGGCTGTTTGGCTATGGCGCAAAACTACCTGACTCAGTTCGCGCTGTATTGATTGAATACAACGAAGAACAAGACGAAAAAAGAACCCCTGCCGACGTGGCTCAACTCGTTGTACAAGGTTTGGTGGCTATTTTCTTAGTAATAGGTCTTGCCTTACATTTAGCTCCCGTTGGTTTAATTGGTTTGACCATCATCGTTTTACAAACTGCCCTTAACGGCATTGTAGACGAACACCGCATTGGTCATGCGTTTGAAGAAGCCCTACCTTTTACCGCCCTACTCGTTGTCTTTTTTGCGATTGTTGGGGTTATTCACGAGCAACATTTGTTCAAGCCCATTATTGACTCGGTACTGGCAATGGAAGGCCAAGCAAGAACTGTGATGTTCTTTGTCGCAAACGGTCTACTTAGTGTTATCAGTGACAATGTGTTTGTCGCTACGGTATACATTAATGAAGTAAAAGCAGCCTATGATGCAGGCACGCTAACCCGTGTTGAGTTGGAACATTTAGCTGTGGCCATTAACACCGGTACGAACATTCCCAGTGTTGGTACACCCAATGGTCAAGCCGCTTTCTTGTTTTTGTTAACATCGGCTCTGGCACCGCTTATTCGATTGTCCTACGGAAAAATGGTTATCATGGCTTTGCCATACACCATTGTTATGAGTAGTGTTGCCGTTACCATGGTGTGGTTCTTTGATTAA
- the gspG gene encoding type II secretion system major pseudopilin GspG encodes MTKQPTVIMYSKLKHGPLYKQQGLKRWEIALILVISMFIALAIGFIVSKRIESAISEQINNDFTRLSNALHQYKLDNKRYPTTTQGLHALLENPTSSPLAPMWKGPYISRETLIQDPWRRAYLYQSSDAPPGFEISTYGGDAEKGGENTNADVVISYQSDENYYD; translated from the coding sequence TTGACCAAACAACCCACCGTCATAATGTATAGCAAGTTAAAGCATGGACCACTTTATAAACAACAAGGGCTAAAGCGGTGGGAAATCGCGCTAATTCTTGTTATTTCCATGTTCATTGCTTTGGCAATTGGTTTCATCGTCAGTAAGCGTATTGAGTCTGCAATTAGTGAGCAGATAAATAATGATTTCACTCGGCTTTCCAACGCCTTACACCAGTATAAACTTGATAATAAGCGCTACCCAACAACCACGCAGGGTTTACATGCCCTGCTGGAAAACCCAACTTCTTCACCGCTAGCACCAATGTGGAAAGGCCCATATATAAGCCGAGAAACACTTATTCAAGATCCTTGGCGAAGAGCCTATCTCTATCAAAGTTCAGATGCGCCGCCGGGGTTTGAAATCAGCACCTATGGCGGGGATGCGGAAAAGGGGGGAGAAAACACTAATGCTGACGTGGTAATAAGCTACCAAAGTGATGAAAATTATTATGATTAA
- the sohB gene encoding protease SohB: MEFLLEYGLFLAKSVTIIIAVVVIISAIAVASQRGKRESNDGHIEVSTLNHKFEDWEDMLKYEILDEDTFKKEHKAKKKQEKQDRKKKTEEKRKRLYVLDFDGDMSASEVELLRHEISAVLTVAKPEDEILLRLESPGGMVHSYGLASSQLQRIRNHGIPLTIAIDRVAASGGYMMACIGNKILAAPFAVIGSIGVVAQLPNFNRLLKKHDVDVELHTAGAHKRTLTMIGENTDEGRQKFKEELEETHILFKEYVSENRPQLDIEHIATGEVWYGKRALDQKLIDELSTSDDYLLSKREDTDLFLVKYRQKRSLQERLGFAAEAAFNRSLTSLLGKLSQNRYWG; the protein is encoded by the coding sequence TTGGAATTTTTACTGGAATACGGCTTATTTTTGGCCAAGTCGGTCACAATTATTATTGCCGTTGTAGTCATTATTAGCGCTATCGCCGTAGCGAGCCAGCGTGGCAAACGTGAAAGCAATGATGGGCATATCGAAGTCTCCACCTTAAACCATAAGTTTGAGGATTGGGAAGACATGCTGAAGTATGAAATTCTCGACGAAGACACCTTTAAGAAAGAACACAAAGCCAAGAAAAAACAAGAGAAGCAAGATCGCAAGAAAAAGACTGAGGAAAAGAGGAAGCGGCTCTATGTTCTCGATTTTGACGGTGATATGAGTGCATCGGAAGTTGAGTTACTACGCCATGAAATATCTGCAGTATTAACGGTAGCTAAGCCCGAAGATGAAATCTTGTTGCGCTTAGAAAGCCCTGGCGGCATGGTGCATAGCTATGGCTTGGCGTCTTCGCAACTTCAGCGGATACGCAATCACGGCATCCCGCTTACAATTGCCATTGACCGTGTTGCCGCCAGCGGTGGCTATATGATGGCTTGTATCGGTAATAAAATTTTAGCCGCACCGTTCGCGGTAATAGGATCAATTGGGGTTGTTGCCCAACTGCCTAATTTTAATCGCTTATTAAAGAAGCATGATGTAGATGTCGAGCTGCATACTGCGGGTGCACATAAGCGCACATTAACCATGATCGGTGAAAATACTGACGAAGGCCGACAAAAATTTAAAGAAGAACTTGAGGAAACTCATATTCTCTTTAAAGAGTACGTCAGTGAGAACCGGCCACAGTTAGATATTGAACACATTGCCACCGGTGAAGTGTGGTATGGGAAGCGCGCTTTGGATCAAAAACTCATTGATGAGTTGTCTACCAGTGATGATTATTTGCTTTCTAAGCGTGAAGATACTGATCTATTTTTAGTTAAGTACCGCCAGAAACGCAGCCTGCAAGAACGGCTTGGCTTTGCAGCAGAGGCCGCGTTTAATCGTAGTTTAACCTCATTACTTGGTAAATTAAGCCAAAATCGTTATTGGGGTTAA
- the dnaQ gene encoding DNA polymerase III subunit epsilon, whose product MRQIVLDTETTGLEHASGHRIIEIGCVELVNRRLTGRHYHQYINPEREVEAGAIEIHGITNEMLKDKPTFAQIADEFFEFIQGAELIIHNAPFDVGFIDAEFSLLGRKIPKVSTICGVVDTLIMARQKHPGQRNSLDALCQRYYVDNSQRDLHGALLDAEILADVYLMMTGGQTALALAGDDGSQQSEGGAASGHRRLDEVPRRLRVISANEEELALHQKQLAEVDKGSGGNCIWQRGQES is encoded by the coding sequence ATGCGGCAGATAGTACTAGACACTGAAACTACAGGCCTTGAGCATGCTTCGGGACACCGCATAATCGAAATCGGCTGTGTTGAGTTAGTCAACCGCAGGCTAACTGGTCGTCATTATCATCAATATATAAACCCTGAGCGAGAAGTTGAAGCGGGGGCCATTGAAATACACGGCATCACCAATGAGATGCTCAAAGACAAGCCGACATTTGCGCAAATAGCTGATGAATTCTTTGAGTTTATTCAGGGCGCTGAGCTGATTATTCATAACGCGCCCTTTGATGTTGGCTTTATTGATGCTGAGTTTTCTCTATTAGGCCGCAAGATCCCCAAAGTTAGTACAATTTGCGGGGTTGTTGACACTCTGATCATGGCGAGGCAAAAGCACCCTGGGCAACGTAATAGCCTAGATGCCTTGTGTCAGCGCTACTATGTTGATAATTCACAGCGAGATTTGCACGGTGCACTGCTAGATGCTGAAATTCTAGCTGACGTTTATCTCATGATGACGGGTGGCCAAACTGCACTTGCTCTTGCTGGTGATGATGGCTCTCAACAAAGTGAAGGTGGTGCCGCCAGCGGTCATCGACGCTTGGACGAAGTTCCCCGTCGACTTCGGGTTATCTCCGCTAATGAAGAAGAGCTGGCCCTGCATCAAAAGCAGTTGGCAGAGGTGGATAAAGGCAGTGGTGGAAATTGTATTTGGCAGCGTGGCCAAGAATCTTAA
- the rnhA gene encoding ribonuclease HI, giving the protein MSNTQEKVEIFTDGACRGNPGPGGWGALMRYQGKEKSLFGGEPATTNNRMELLAAIEALRALTRPCDVVLTTDSQYVRQGITEWMTNWKKRGWKTAAKKPVKNADLWQQLDAATQGHSIDWRWVKGHSGHRENEIADTLANRGIDELGAKKCGR; this is encoded by the coding sequence ATGAGCAACACCCAAGAAAAAGTTGAAATTTTTACTGATGGCGCCTGTCGAGGTAATCCAGGCCCTGGCGGCTGGGGAGCCTTGATGCGCTATCAGGGTAAGGAAAAAAGTCTGTTTGGTGGTGAGCCCGCTACAACCAATAATCGTATGGAACTTTTAGCCGCTATCGAAGCATTGCGAGCATTGACGCGTCCCTGTGATGTGGTTTTAACGACGGATTCCCAATATGTTCGCCAAGGGATTACCGAGTGGATGACAAATTGGAAAAAGCGGGGTTGGAAAACGGCGGCAAAGAAGCCAGTAAAAAATGCTGACTTATGGCAGCAGTTAGATGCCGCAACACAGGGACACAGCATTGATTGGCGCTGGGTTAAAGGGCATAGCGGACACAGAGAGAATGAAATCGCGGATACGTTGGCTAATCGCGGTATAGATGAATTAGGGGCTAAAAAATGCGGCAGATAG
- a CDS encoding class I SAM-dependent methyltransferase — MAHWRTQHSPDVLLPALRQWFQGPIGRTVLAEERPLITEAISDASTAKYNLLNLSVIPERCPIASNVFQRQFCLGGMQHYGLSQVLDVVCDFEHLPVANESQDIVVLHHLLEFVDNPHKVLREVERVIVPHGKVVICGINPHSLLGLRGLLGRLRRSPMWQNHRLPIHRLQDWLSLLGFDVSDVEYGFHRLPLSNPNYFMSHKPVSKNVPMGGVFILSATKYRAPLTPSAHQVARRAKILRHPAMAGATRTIKSRADNEQHPRKS; from the coding sequence ATGGCACATTGGCGCACTCAGCACTCTCCAGACGTTCTTTTACCGGCGCTAAGGCAATGGTTTCAAGGGCCAATAGGGCGTACGGTATTGGCAGAAGAACGACCTTTAATTACCGAAGCGATCAGTGATGCGTCTACAGCGAAATATAATTTATTAAATTTAAGTGTTATCCCTGAACGCTGCCCAATTGCGAGTAATGTATTTCAGCGGCAGTTTTGTCTTGGCGGTATGCAGCATTATGGTTTGAGTCAAGTGCTCGATGTTGTGTGCGATTTTGAGCATTTACCCGTTGCCAATGAATCTCAAGATATTGTGGTTCTTCATCACCTTCTTGAATTTGTCGACAACCCCCACAAAGTTTTACGTGAAGTAGAGCGGGTCATTGTGCCTCATGGTAAAGTGGTGATCTGCGGGATAAATCCACACTCCTTACTTGGTTTGCGAGGTTTACTTGGGCGCCTTAGACGCAGCCCAATGTGGCAAAATCACCGACTACCGATTCACCGCTTGCAAGATTGGCTTTCATTACTTGGCTTTGATGTCAGTGATGTTGAATATGGTTTTCATCGCCTGCCATTGAGTAATCCAAATTACTTTATGAGTCATAAGCCAGTCTCTAAAAATGTCCCCATGGGTGGTGTTTTTATTCTTAGCGCGACAAAATACCGCGCTCCGTTAACCCCGTCGGCACATCAAGTAGCACGGCGGGCCAAAATACTTCGTCATCCTGCGATGGCGGGTGCCACTAGAACGATAAAATCACGAGCTGATAATGAGCAACACCCAAGAAAAAGTTGA
- the gloB gene encoding hydroxyacylglutathione hydrolase, whose translation MTIMLSISPIYAFSDNYIWCVARDRQAVIVDPGDAAPVLEHLKETGLSLSAIIITHHHFDHVGGIELLLKEYPNTPVYGPQNQCESINHRLKHNDSLTLLGHTFTVLAVPGHTLDHIAYFHADSNSTPVLFCGDTLFAGGCGRLFEGTPEQMLNSLQLIQALPADTNIYCAHEYTLSNLKFALAVEPQNQDLQARIASAKSTREANLPTVPSQMALELLTNPFLRTEYSTVEHSVATHTGLKHRNQKDIFAGLRKWKDDF comes from the coding sequence ATGACAATTATGCTATCAATATCGCCTATTTATGCATTTAGCGACAACTATATTTGGTGTGTTGCCCGAGATAGACAAGCTGTTATTGTCGATCCGGGTGATGCTGCGCCAGTATTAGAGCATTTAAAGGAAACGGGGTTAAGCCTTTCTGCCATCATAATTACACACCACCATTTTGACCATGTCGGTGGCATAGAGTTGCTTCTTAAAGAATACCCGAATACTCCTGTCTACGGTCCACAAAATCAATGTGAAAGCATAAATCACAGGCTTAAGCATAACGACTCGCTAACGCTACTCGGTCACACTTTTACAGTGCTCGCTGTACCTGGTCATACTCTAGATCATATTGCATATTTCCACGCTGACTCTAACTCAACCCCCGTATTATTCTGTGGGGATACGCTGTTTGCAGGCGGTTGTGGGCGACTCTTCGAGGGAACCCCGGAGCAAATGCTGAACTCCTTACAGCTAATTCAAGCACTACCAGCAGACACCAATATTTATTGTGCCCATGAATACACGCTTAGTAATTTGAAATTTGCCTTGGCGGTTGAGCCACAAAACCAAGATTTGCAGGCAAGAATAGCTTCGGCAAAATCTACCAGAGAAGCAAATTTGCCTACGGTTCCCTCTCAAATGGCACTAGAATTGCTAACAAATCCGTTTTTAAGAACAGAATATTCTACTGTGGAACACAGCGTTGCGACACATACTGGCCTTAAGCACCGGAATCAAAAGGATATTTTTGCCGGTCTACGTAAATGGAAGGATGACTTTTGA
- a CDS encoding lytic transglycosylase, with the protein MISNIPYINRLVFGAVVVTLLAACAQTSQQRASRYQKDQQYCERIENRNARLCKYQQVVTRQSASNPSTDTLEGFRRSQSPQPSAKKLSHNVTKTEKSISEQSQAENQTVFEDTIATEDTIATYEEIWPLLASKLEFSELGEKASVEEREEWYAEHSYYLTTVSKRAARYLHYILDNIERRGLPADLALLPFVESAYDPFAYSHGRASGLWQFVPNTAKHLGIEQNWWYDGRRDVIVATNSALDYLTDLNRRFDGDWLLTLAAYNAGAGTVNKAINKNRKKGLATDFWSLKLPKETRNYIPKMLALVNIFKNPASYNVTLPSVPNKPHFSAVNIGSQLDLAQAAKLADISVDELYRLNPGFNRWVTAPEGPHRLLIPRTKARTFVSRLSKIPVRDRVRWQKYKIQRGDNLVTIAKRHHVDVSTLRSSNQLENDVLQVGQVLLIPDAGNGVSPLKDLNRGLASTEASRIEYKVTSGDTVSAIAKKYGVSSKQIFAWNKLNASSIIKPGQKLVVWGKAPQQSDRGIIRKVGYKVRSGDSLSLIASRFNLRIRDIVEWNAIKTSQYLRPGQSLTLYVDITHADL; encoded by the coding sequence ATGATAAGTAACATCCCTTACATCAATAGGTTGGTTTTTGGTGCAGTAGTTGTAACTCTGTTAGCTGCCTGTGCCCAAACATCGCAACAACGAGCTAGCCGTTATCAAAAAGATCAACAGTATTGTGAGCGAATTGAAAACCGAAATGCTAGGTTATGTAAATACCAACAGGTAGTCACACGCCAGAGTGCTAGCAACCCATCAACCGATACCCTTGAAGGTTTTCGCCGTTCTCAATCACCTCAACCGAGTGCCAAAAAGCTCAGCCATAATGTCACCAAAACTGAAAAAAGCATCTCTGAGCAATCTCAAGCCGAAAACCAGACTGTATTCGAAGACACCATCGCTACAGAAGACACCATCGCTACATACGAAGAAATTTGGCCTCTCCTCGCGTCAAAGCTGGAGTTTTCCGAATTAGGAGAAAAAGCTTCTGTTGAGGAACGCGAAGAATGGTATGCGGAGCACTCTTACTATCTAACAACCGTGAGTAAACGCGCCGCACGTTACCTCCACTATATATTAGACAATATTGAAAGGCGGGGCTTACCCGCAGACTTAGCACTCCTACCCTTTGTTGAAAGCGCCTATGACCCGTTTGCCTATTCTCATGGCCGCGCATCAGGGTTATGGCAATTTGTGCCTAACACCGCCAAACATTTAGGGATAGAGCAAAATTGGTGGTACGACGGACGCCGTGACGTCATTGTGGCCACAAATTCAGCTCTTGATTACCTGACAGATTTAAATAGACGCTTTGATGGCGATTGGTTGTTAACTCTCGCCGCCTACAATGCCGGCGCCGGCACGGTTAACAAAGCAATCAATAAAAATCGAAAAAAAGGTCTAGCAACAGATTTTTGGTCACTAAAACTTCCAAAAGAAACCCGCAATTACATTCCCAAAATGTTGGCACTGGTCAATATCTTTAAAAATCCAGCGTCTTATAATGTCACCCTACCCTCAGTCCCAAACAAACCTCACTTTAGTGCTGTGAACATTGGCAGCCAGCTTGACCTAGCACAAGCCGCTAAATTAGCTGACATTAGTGTTGATGAACTATACCGATTAAACCCTGGTTTTAATCGCTGGGTTACTGCGCCAGAGGGACCGCATAGGCTGCTTATACCAAGGACAAAAGCACGTACGTTCGTATCGCGCCTAAGCAAGATCCCAGTGCGAGACCGAGTTCGCTGGCAAAAATACAAAATACAACGTGGGGACAATCTGGTTACCATTGCAAAACGTCATCACGTAGACGTCTCCACCCTCAGATCAAGTAATCAGCTCGAGAACGATGTATTGCAAGTGGGGCAAGTATTACTGATACCTGATGCTGGCAATGGCGTTTCGCCACTTAAAGACTTGAACCGTGGGCTTGCCTCAACCGAAGCCTCCCGGATTGAGTACAAAGTCACCAGTGGTGATACTGTTAGCGCCATTGCCAAGAAATATGGTGTTAGCAGCAAGCAGATCTTTGCGTGGAACAAGCTAAACGCTAGCTCAATTATTAAGCCTGGACAAAAACTCGTCGTGTGGGGCAAGGCCCCTCAGCAATCTGATCGCGGTATTATCCGCAAAGTCGGTTACAAAGTAAGAAGTGGCGACTCTTTATCACTTATCGCCAGCCGCTTTAATTTGCGCATACGTGATATTGTTGAATGGAACGCGATCAAAACGAGCCAGTACCTTCGTCCAGGACAATCTCTAACGCTATACGTGGATATTACACACGCTGATCTTTAA
- a CDS encoding ABC transporter permease subunit, whose product MTGYFVRRFLLIVPTFIGITLLVFAITRVVPGGPIERLMTQIQLGGEAGSLHRSQGGGTLSDEQMAELQRYYGFDKPMLTSYVIWLKKVVQFNLGLSTRYQDPVWQIIKERFPISIFYGVTTLILTYAVCIPLGLAKGMYHGSTLDSWSSALVFLGYALPSYVIGIALISLFAGYWDIFPLGGFMSDNFDELSSWGKVTDIFNHSVLPLIAYLAGSFAVTTLMMKNALMDNLSADYMRTASAKGLSRGKGVRNHALRNSLIPVATSFGNNISLLLGGSFLIETIFNIDGIGLLGYEAIIERDYPIVMGILVISSLLYLIGNILSDICVALVDPRIRFGERGDA is encoded by the coding sequence ATGACAGGCTATTTTGTTCGCCGCTTCTTACTCATTGTGCCAACGTTTATTGGCATAACCTTGCTGGTTTTTGCAATTACTCGTGTTGTCCCCGGTGGCCCCATTGAGCGGCTTATGACGCAAATTCAGTTGGGTGGCGAAGCAGGGAGTTTGCATCGTAGCCAAGGCGGCGGCACGCTATCGGACGAACAAATGGCAGAGCTGCAACGCTATTACGGTTTTGATAAACCTATGCTAACCAGCTATGTGATCTGGTTAAAAAAGGTGGTGCAATTTAACCTTGGCCTATCCACGCGCTATCAAGACCCTGTGTGGCAAATCATTAAAGAACGCTTCCCTATCTCGATTTTCTATGGCGTCACCACCCTCATCCTCACCTACGCAGTGTGTATTCCCTTAGGCCTAGCCAAAGGGATGTATCACGGAAGTACACTAGACAGTTGGTCATCAGCCTTGGTGTTCTTAGGTTATGCCCTACCCAGCTACGTTATCGGTATTGCACTAATATCACTCTTCGCAGGTTATTGGGATATTTTCCCGCTTGGTGGCTTTATGAGCGACAACTTCGATGAACTCAGCTCATGGGGCAAAGTCACAGATATTTTTAACCATTCTGTGCTACCGCTGATTGCGTATCTTGCGGGCAGTTTTGCGGTGACAACGCTAATGATGAAAAATGCGCTTATGGATAATTTATCCGCCGATTATATGCGTACCGCCAGCGCCAAAGGCTTAAGTCGAGGTAAGGGTGTCCGCAATCATGCGCTTCGTAATAGTTTAATCCCGGTCGCAACCTCTTTTGGCAATAATATTTCCTTATTACTTGGTGGCTCATTTTTAATTGAGACCATTTTCAATATCGACGGGATTGGCTTACTAGGTTATGAGGCAATTATTGAGCGTGATTATCCTATTGTTATGGGTATATTAGTCATTTCATCATTATTGTATTTGATTGGAAACATCCTCTCCGACATCTGTGTTGCCCTTGTTGATCCGCGTATTCGCTTTGGTGAAAGAGGTGATGCGTGA